Proteins encoded within one genomic window of Siniperca chuatsi isolate FFG_IHB_CAS linkage group LG4, ASM2008510v1, whole genome shotgun sequence:
- the LOC122874508 gene encoding alpha-1,3-mannosyl-glycoprotein 4-beta-N-acetylglucosaminyltransferase C-like isoform X2 — protein sequence MRLVWKSLDKMRCLRKRSTIPFLGFLITFLLFLNLYIEDGYVLEGDKRQLRETSAHPPSSERYVHTFRDLSNFSGTINVTYRYLAGTPLNRKKYLTIGLSSVKRKRGNYLLETIKSIFDQSSYEELKEIVVVVHLADFDLVWCENLVQEITRKFAHHIIAGRLLVIQAPEEYYPSLDGLKRNYNDPEDRVRFRSKQNVDYAFLLNFCTNLSHFYMMLEDDVRCSRNFLTALKKVITSREGSYWVMLEFSKLGYIGKLYHSKDLPRLAHFLLMFYQEMPCDWLLIHFRGLLAQKDVIRFKPSLFQHMGYYSSYKGAENKLKDDDFEEDSIDIPDNPPASLYTNINVFENYDATKAYSTVDEYFWGKPPSTGDFFVIVFNKSTKISKIKIATGSDDRQNDILHHGALEVGEKLVGTKKGKQCSSYITLGEFKNGNIEVQDVDHKIAFDIECVRIVVTASQKEWLIIRSISLWTTQPSSQ from the exons ATGAGGCTGGTGTGGAAATCCCTGGACAAGATGAGGTGTCTGAGGAAACGCTCCACTATTCCCTTCCTCGGCTTCCTCatcaccttcctcctcttcttgaACCTCTACATTGAAGATGGCTACGTGCTG GAAGGGGATAAAAGGCAGCTTAGGGAAACATCCGCCCACCCTCCGAGCTCAGAACGATACGTTCACACCTTCAGAGACCTCAGTAATTTCTCTGGAACCATTAATGTCACATATCGTTATCTCGCTGGAACCCCGCTGAACCGCAAGA AGTACCTAACCATTGGACTGTCatcagtgaaaagaaaaagaggaaactaCCTTCTGGAGACGATCAAATCCATCTTTGATCAGTCCAGTTACGAGGAACTGAAAGAGATTGTGGTTGTGGTCCACCTGGCAGACTTTGACCTTGTCTGGTGTGAGAACCTAGTTCAGGAAATCACCAGGAAGTTTGCTCACCACATCATAGCCGGACGCCTCCTGGTGATCCAGGCCCCTGAGGAGTACTATCCATCTCTGGATGGACTGAAAAGGAACTACAACGACCCGGAGGACCGGGTCCGTTTCCGCTCTAAGCAGAACGTGGACTACGCTTTCCTCCTCAACTTCTGCACAAACCTCTCTCACTTCTACATGATGTTAGAGGACGACGTGCGCTGCTCCCGGAACTTCCTGACGGCGCTGAAGAAGGTGATCACCTCCAGAGAAGGTTCCTACTGGGTGATGCTGGAGTTCTCCAAGCTGGGCTACATCGGGAAGCTGTACCACTCCAAAGACCTGCCACGTCTGGCTCACTTCCTCCTCATGTTCTACCAGGAGATGCCCTGCGACTGGCTCCTCATCCACTTCAGGGGTCTGCTGGCCCAGAAGGACGTGATCCGCTTCAAGCCCTCGCTGTTCCAGCACATGGGCTACTACTCCTCTTACAAAGGAGCAGAGAACAAGCTGAAGGACGATGACTTTGAGGAAGACTCCATAGACATTCCTGACAACCCTCCTGCCAGCCTTTACACAAACATCAATGTCTTTGAAAACTATGACGCCACCAAGGCTTACAGCACCGTGGACGAATACTTTTGGGGAAAGCCTCCTTCCACAGGAGACTTCTTTGTCATAGTCTTTAATAAATCTACCAAAATTAGTAAGATTAAGATTGCTACTGGTTCTGATGACCGTCAGAATGATATTCTTCACCACGGAGCTCTGGAAGTAGGAGAGAAACTAGTTGGGACTAAAAAAGGGAAACAGTGTTCATCTTATATCACATTAGGGGAGTTTAAAAATGGCAACATTGAGGTTCAAGATGTAGACCACAAAATTGCCTTTGACATTGAGTGTGTGCGCATTGTGGTGACAGCCAGTCAGAAAGAATGGCTCATTATTAGAAGTATAAGTTTATGGACTACACAACCTTCCAGCCAATGA
- the LOC122874508 gene encoding alpha-1,3-mannosyl-glycoprotein 4-beta-N-acetylglucosaminyltransferase C-like isoform X1, giving the protein MNPEIVCQDPSESVYSMRLVWKSLDKMRCLRKRSTIPFLGFLITFLLFLNLYIEDGYVLEGDKRQLRETSAHPPSSERYVHTFRDLSNFSGTINVTYRYLAGTPLNRKKYLTIGLSSVKRKRGNYLLETIKSIFDQSSYEELKEIVVVVHLADFDLVWCENLVQEITRKFAHHIIAGRLLVIQAPEEYYPSLDGLKRNYNDPEDRVRFRSKQNVDYAFLLNFCTNLSHFYMMLEDDVRCSRNFLTALKKVITSREGSYWVMLEFSKLGYIGKLYHSKDLPRLAHFLLMFYQEMPCDWLLIHFRGLLAQKDVIRFKPSLFQHMGYYSSYKGAENKLKDDDFEEDSIDIPDNPPASLYTNINVFENYDATKAYSTVDEYFWGKPPSTGDFFVIVFNKSTKISKIKIATGSDDRQNDILHHGALEVGEKLVGTKKGKQCSSYITLGEFKNGNIEVQDVDHKIAFDIECVRIVVTASQKEWLIIRSISLWTTQPSSQ; this is encoded by the exons ATGAATCCAGAGATAGTTTGCCAAG ATCCCAGTGAGAGTGTGTACAGCATGAGGCTGGTGTGGAAATCCCTGGACAAGATGAGGTGTCTGAGGAAACGCTCCACTATTCCCTTCCTCGGCTTCCTCatcaccttcctcctcttcttgaACCTCTACATTGAAGATGGCTACGTGCTG GAAGGGGATAAAAGGCAGCTTAGGGAAACATCCGCCCACCCTCCGAGCTCAGAACGATACGTTCACACCTTCAGAGACCTCAGTAATTTCTCTGGAACCATTAATGTCACATATCGTTATCTCGCTGGAACCCCGCTGAACCGCAAGA AGTACCTAACCATTGGACTGTCatcagtgaaaagaaaaagaggaaactaCCTTCTGGAGACGATCAAATCCATCTTTGATCAGTCCAGTTACGAGGAACTGAAAGAGATTGTGGTTGTGGTCCACCTGGCAGACTTTGACCTTGTCTGGTGTGAGAACCTAGTTCAGGAAATCACCAGGAAGTTTGCTCACCACATCATAGCCGGACGCCTCCTGGTGATCCAGGCCCCTGAGGAGTACTATCCATCTCTGGATGGACTGAAAAGGAACTACAACGACCCGGAGGACCGGGTCCGTTTCCGCTCTAAGCAGAACGTGGACTACGCTTTCCTCCTCAACTTCTGCACAAACCTCTCTCACTTCTACATGATGTTAGAGGACGACGTGCGCTGCTCCCGGAACTTCCTGACGGCGCTGAAGAAGGTGATCACCTCCAGAGAAGGTTCCTACTGGGTGATGCTGGAGTTCTCCAAGCTGGGCTACATCGGGAAGCTGTACCACTCCAAAGACCTGCCACGTCTGGCTCACTTCCTCCTCATGTTCTACCAGGAGATGCCCTGCGACTGGCTCCTCATCCACTTCAGGGGTCTGCTGGCCCAGAAGGACGTGATCCGCTTCAAGCCCTCGCTGTTCCAGCACATGGGCTACTACTCCTCTTACAAAGGAGCAGAGAACAAGCTGAAGGACGATGACTTTGAGGAAGACTCCATAGACATTCCTGACAACCCTCCTGCCAGCCTTTACACAAACATCAATGTCTTTGAAAACTATGACGCCACCAAGGCTTACAGCACCGTGGACGAATACTTTTGGGGAAAGCCTCCTTCCACAGGAGACTTCTTTGTCATAGTCTTTAATAAATCTACCAAAATTAGTAAGATTAAGATTGCTACTGGTTCTGATGACCGTCAGAATGATATTCTTCACCACGGAGCTCTGGAAGTAGGAGAGAAACTAGTTGGGACTAAAAAAGGGAAACAGTGTTCATCTTATATCACATTAGGGGAGTTTAAAAATGGCAACATTGAGGTTCAAGATGTAGACCACAAAATTGCCTTTGACATTGAGTGTGTGCGCATTGTGGTGACAGCCAGTCAGAAAGAATGGCTCATTATTAGAAGTATAAGTTTATGGACTACACAACCTTCCAGCCAATGA